The following proteins come from a genomic window of Flavobacteriales bacterium:
- the hemF gene encoding oxygen-dependent coproporphyrinogen oxidase — MNKEEIASWFQGLQQHICTELEKEDGKAKFEEDIWTRPGGGGGRTRVIQHGNVFEKGGVNFSAVHGELGENIVRALGVKSNVFFATGVSIVIHPINPFVPIIHMNVRYFELGDGTYWFGGGIDLTPHYIFDDNAQYFHTALKQTCDRFDSAYHPKFKNWADDYFFIPHRKETRGVGGIFFDRLMENDSKSKTDIWNFVQAVGETFAPTYRHIVSANKAKTFTESNMKWRNVRRGRYVEFNLVYDKGTKFGLETDGRIESILMSLPENASWIYNFQTEAGSLEERTQSLLVKGLDWIQS, encoded by the coding sequence TTGAACAAGGAAGAAATTGCCAGTTGGTTCCAGGGCTTGCAACAGCACATTTGCACGGAGCTTGAGAAAGAAGATGGCAAAGCCAAGTTTGAGGAAGATATTTGGACAAGACCAGGTGGAGGAGGAGGCCGAACTCGCGTTATCCAACACGGAAATGTTTTCGAAAAAGGTGGCGTGAATTTTTCGGCAGTTCATGGCGAACTTGGTGAAAATATCGTTCGGGCTTTGGGTGTAAAATCCAACGTCTTTTTTGCAACAGGCGTTTCAATCGTCATTCACCCCATCAATCCCTTTGTTCCGATCATTCACATGAATGTTCGCTATTTCGAGTTGGGCGATGGTACCTATTGGTTTGGTGGAGGAATTGACCTTACACCTCATTACATCTTTGACGACAACGCTCAATATTTTCACACGGCATTGAAGCAAACCTGTGACCGATTTGATTCAGCGTATCACCCAAAATTTAAAAATTGGGCTGACGATTATTTTTTCATTCCTCACCGAAAAGAAACACGTGGAGTTGGCGGCATTTTCTTCGATCGCCTGATGGAAAACGATTCGAAATCGAAAACTGATATCTGGAATTTTGTGCAAGCAGTTGGAGAAACTTTCGCGCCCACTTACCGCCACATCGTTTCTGCCAATAAGGCCAAAACGTTCACTGAATCCAACATGAAATGGCGCAATGTGCGGAGAGGTCGCTACGTGGAGTTCAATTTGGTGTACGATAAGGGAACGAAATTCGGTTTGGAGACCGATGGAAGGATCGAATCGATATTGATGAGTCTGCCTGAAAATGCATCTTGGATATATAATTTTCAAACCGAAGCAGGCAGTTTGGAGGAACGAACTCAGAGCCTTTTGGTCAAAGGGCTAGATTGGATTCAATCTTAA
- a CDS encoding PKD domain-containing protein, producing MKNRYFRLLFAVICSIVFSANKAEASHALGAEITYECLGGDQYRVRLVFYRDCGGIAAPTAPALTLSSSCGNQSLAMTLQPPEPAYPPFDQYLAPYELPVYCSASDCGSGNNPGLQEYVYEATVTLPPCADWTFSYDLCCRSAAINTISAPGNQDIYVSAFLNNQAAPCNSSPEFDVAARGFICLNQDNTILATATDPDGDLLVYSVYTPWHNPGQSVNYTGGFNPNNPLSNSNYTFTDGVIEVHPTSNGQITVIGVMVEEYRNGVLIGRVVRDMQVRVINNCPQNPGNDFDIDQDGIFDGNNFVICANNEIQLDVYLNNTLPNANYNMVLENLADFPGATFNTVPSGTAPGGIVGQFFWTPDQGSIGSNQTLVFTAFDDNCPVVGFSNFTYDFTITGLELLVDIDTVAISCADSVQMVATVSNGSPPYSFLWNDGYAGASRWVGAGQYIVEVTDNEGCTGSDTIEVYYVDDPQGAFFDPTGACVDSAVAFVDQSFSNYPANLPPITIVDWEWDFGDGSTLTGVQNPTHAYDTAGLYQVQLIVTNDLGCVDTAWSSVWANPPPRVDFEFENVCTDTLFTFTDLTTIDTGQVVSWAWDFGDGTAPVQLPSTTHQFANTGYFDVTLAAVSDSGCPAYLTQQVYSFPLPIGDFSPTDVCYGNASSFLDLTTVSAGSVEGWLWDFGDGTISSTLQNPVHTYGDTGVFNVTLISTTDSVCRDTITQSVMVHPSPVAGFVNDTVCAELEMTFTDTTTVPSGIISNWSWYFGDGGVSAVPNPIHVYSIGGQYTSSLVVQSDLGCIDSIAKTVIVYPKPLAEFTALAACENDENIFIDQSNVAAGSQVVGWDWDFGDGMGTSSVQFPTYVYSGSGVYTVTLMTETDFGCRDTVQHTTEVYDLPISDFTFSDVCLYDPVIFNNTSSIPSGSIVINEWDFGDGDISSAQQPVGQPYPAAGFYDVSLITQSNHGCRDTLVQTVELFPVPTAMFTFDSVCFPFATNFVDLSNVTGLYSVTDWDWKFGDGIVNAGIQNPTHAYTSWGDYSVQLTVTTDAGCEADTTLSPVRVYPKPHADFSNELANCLNDTTVFEDLSTLENGPEDVLATWSWNFTDGYGSNDQNTDHVFGTHGFYNVILGVETNHGCQDTTIIPVEIYPLPDVKFTVDTNLGCQPFRVQFTDLTEIPNPYLLTTWEWNFGDGPGIISTQNPVHTYNDEELGDFETGVYSIWLRVTSANGCVSDTIYQDYITEYPKPDALFSVDPMRTEILFPNFNITDLASPNVVSWTYEWGDGSTSNLQNPAHEYADTGHYEIIQYVVTEFGCKDTAKAIVIVDPEFRFYIPSAFTPDADGVNEEFFGSGIGIIEYQMRIYTRWGQQIFESNEYDFHWDGTFMGEQVQEGVYVYQFNILDIKGEPHLYRGGVTLFR from the coding sequence ATGAAAAACCGTTATTTCCGTCTGCTTTTTGCAGTGATATGTTCCATAGTTTTTTCTGCCAATAAGGCTGAGGCTTCGCACGCCTTGGGAGCAGAGATCACGTACGAATGTTTGGGAGGCGATCAGTATCGAGTGAGGTTGGTTTTTTACCGTGATTGTGGCGGAATTGCAGCACCAACGGCCCCGGCATTGACTCTTTCATCTTCATGTGGAAATCAGAGTCTGGCAATGACATTGCAACCACCAGAACCAGCTTATCCACCGTTCGATCAGTATTTGGCGCCTTACGAACTGCCTGTTTATTGTTCTGCTTCTGATTGTGGAAGTGGTAATAATCCTGGTTTGCAAGAATACGTGTATGAGGCAACGGTAACGCTTCCTCCATGTGCAGACTGGACATTTAGCTATGACCTTTGCTGTCGCAGTGCTGCTATCAATACGATAAGCGCACCTGGTAATCAGGATATTTATGTCAGTGCTTTTCTAAATAATCAAGCTGCACCATGCAACAGTTCTCCTGAGTTTGACGTGGCAGCTCGTGGTTTCATATGCTTAAACCAAGACAATACGATTTTGGCAACCGCCACTGATCCCGATGGCGATCTTCTTGTTTACAGCGTTTACACTCCATGGCACAATCCAGGTCAGAGCGTTAATTACACAGGCGGATTTAATCCAAATAATCCGCTTTCTAATTCCAACTACACGTTTACTGATGGTGTGATTGAAGTTCATCCAACTTCCAATGGTCAGATCACTGTAATTGGTGTGATGGTGGAAGAGTATCGGAACGGTGTGCTCATCGGACGTGTGGTTCGAGACATGCAGGTGCGCGTGATCAATAACTGTCCACAAAATCCAGGCAACGATTTCGACATTGATCAGGATGGGATATTTGACGGGAACAACTTCGTGATTTGTGCGAACAACGAGATCCAATTGGATGTGTATCTGAACAACACCCTTCCCAACGCCAATTACAATATGGTTTTGGAAAATCTAGCGGATTTCCCTGGCGCCACATTCAATACAGTGCCAAGTGGAACAGCTCCAGGAGGCATTGTCGGTCAGTTCTTTTGGACTCCTGATCAAGGTTCCATCGGCTCCAACCAAACACTCGTATTCACTGCGTTCGATGATAACTGTCCCGTGGTCGGATTTTCCAATTTCACCTACGATTTTACCATCACCGGCCTCGAATTATTAGTTGATATTGATACGGTGGCCATTTCCTGTGCGGATTCGGTTCAAATGGTTGCCACCGTTTCCAATGGATCACCACCCTATAGTTTTCTCTGGAACGATGGATATGCTGGCGCAAGTAGATGGGTTGGGGCCGGACAATATATTGTTGAAGTTACAGACAATGAAGGCTGCACAGGAAGTGATACGATAGAGGTCTATTACGTAGATGATCCTCAAGGCGCATTTTTTGACCCAACAGGTGCGTGTGTCGATTCGGCCGTTGCTTTTGTGGATCAATCTTTCAGTAATTATCCTGCCAATTTGCCACCAATTACCATTGTTGATTGGGAATGGGATTTTGGAGATGGATCAACGCTTACAGGTGTCCAAAATCCAACCCATGCATACGATACGGCAGGATTGTATCAAGTACAACTTATTGTGACGAACGATCTTGGATGTGTGGATACTGCTTGGAGTTCCGTTTGGGCCAATCCACCTCCGAGAGTAGATTTTGAATTTGAAAATGTGTGCACCGACACACTTTTTACCTTCACTGATCTTACTACAATAGATACTGGCCAAGTGGTCTCCTGGGCATGGGATTTTGGAGATGGAACAGCTCCAGTTCAACTTCCAAGCACTACGCATCAATTTGCCAACACAGGTTATTTCGATGTGACCTTGGCTGCGGTTTCAGATAGCGGTTGTCCCGCATATCTCACACAACAAGTGTATTCATTTCCCTTGCCGATTGGCGATTTTTCACCTACGGATGTGTGCTATGGTAACGCATCGAGTTTTCTTGATCTTACCACAGTTTCAGCAGGTTCGGTAGAAGGTTGGCTGTGGGATTTTGGAGATGGAACGATTTCCTCCACGCTTCAAAATCCGGTTCATACATACGGAGATACAGGCGTTTTCAACGTTACACTTATCTCAACTACCGATTCTGTCTGTCGCGATACCATTACCCAAAGCGTCATGGTTCACCCAAGTCCGGTAGCCGGATTTGTGAACGATACCGTGTGCGCAGAGCTGGAAATGACCTTCACTGATACAACTACCGTTCCTTCCGGAATTATTTCAAACTGGTCGTGGTATTTTGGAGATGGAGGTGTTTCTGCGGTTCCCAATCCAATTCACGTGTATTCAATTGGTGGTCAATATACCAGTTCGCTTGTGGTTCAGTCCGACCTCGGTTGTATAGATAGCATCGCCAAAACGGTTATTGTTTATCCGAAACCACTAGCAGAATTCACAGCTTTGGCTGCTTGTGAAAATGATGAAAACATATTCATCGATCAGTCGAATGTGGCTGCCGGATCTCAAGTTGTTGGTTGGGATTGGGACTTTGGTGATGGTATGGGGACATCTTCAGTCCAATTTCCAACCTACGTATATTCAGGAAGTGGCGTTTATACAGTAACGCTAATGACAGAAACCGATTTCGGTTGTCGTGATACCGTTCAGCACACTACCGAAGTGTATGACCTGCCGATTTCTGATTTCACTTTCAGTGATGTCTGTTTGTACGACCCGGTCATTTTTAATAACACTTCAAGCATTCCGTCTGGTTCAATTGTAATCAATGAGTGGGATTTTGGAGATGGTGATATTTCTTCCGCTCAGCAGCCGGTCGGGCAGCCGTATCCCGCTGCGGGATTCTATGATGTATCACTGATTACGCAATCAAATCATGGTTGCCGAGATACCTTGGTTCAGACAGTTGAGTTATTTCCTGTGCCAACAGCCATGTTCACCTTCGATTCTGTGTGTTTTCCATTTGCTACCAATTTCGTTGATCTTTCGAACGTAACGGGGCTGTATAGTGTAACCGATTGGGACTGGAAGTTTGGCGATGGAATTGTGAATGCAGGAATTCAAAATCCGACACACGCTTACACATCGTGGGGCGATTATTCTGTTCAATTAACAGTTACGACAGACGCTGGTTGCGAGGCAGATACCACACTATCGCCAGTTCGCGTGTATCCTAAACCGCATGCTGATTTCAGCAATGAATTGGCCAATTGTTTGAACGACACTACTGTTTTCGAAGACCTATCAACATTGGAGAACGGTCCTGAAGATGTTCTAGCTACTTGGAGCTGGAATTTTACAGATGGTTACGGAAGCAATGATCAGAATACCGATCACGTTTTTGGAACACACGGTTTTTACAACGTAATTCTGGGTGTGGAGACCAACCATGGCTGCCAAGACACAACCATCATTCCAGTAGAAATCTACCCGTTGCCAGATGTCAAATTTACGGTCGACACGAATTTAGGATGCCAACCTTTCCGTGTTCAATTCACGGATTTGACCGAGATTCCGAATCCTTATCTACTCACAACGTGGGAATGGAATTTTGGCGATGGCCCTGGAATTATTTCTACGCAGAATCCAGTTCATACCTATAATGACGAAGAGCTAGGCGATTTTGAGACTGGAGTTTATTCCATTTGGTTGCGGGTTACTTCGGCCAATGGCTGTGTTTCCGACACCATCTATCAGGATTACATAACGGAGTATCCGAAACCGGATGCGCTGTTCTCGGTGGATCCGATGCGCACCGAGATTCTTTTTCCGAATTTCAATATTACCGATCTAGCATCTCCCAACGTGGTCAGTTGGACTTACGAATGGGGCGATGGCTCCACTTCGAATCTTCAGAATCCTGCCCACGAATATGCCGATACTGGTCATTATGAGATTATCCAATACGTAGTAACGGAATTCGGATGCAAGGATACCGCCAAGGCGATAGTTATTGTAGATCCTGAGTTCAGATTTTATATTCCTTCAGCCTTTACTCCGGATGCTGATGGCGTGAATGAAGAGTTTTTCGGTTCAGGAATTGGAATCATCGAATATCAAATGCGCATTTACACCCGATGGGGTCAACAGATCTTTGAATCCAATGAATATGATTTCCATTGGGATGGCACGTTCATGGGAGAGCAAGTTCAAGAGGGCGTATACGTGTACCAGTTCAATATTTTGGATATCAAAGGCGAACCTCATTTGTATCGTGGTGGTGTAACATTATTTAGGTAG
- a CDS encoding PKD domain-containing protein, translated as MIAVILPLAGFGQYQINGNANQISCNCYQLTEDQPYSGGSVWNVNQINLNTPFNYNFEVWLGCSEWGADGIAFVLQPVNVTQGGGSSSLGYGGIVPSLEVEVDTWPNDVTMADPPQDHIAIMKNGDSNHGSANNLAGPVVASSTQPNIEDCAWHTVQVVWQPSVNTLAVFFDGVFRTSYTGDIINTIFGGSSQVYWGWTGGTGSASADQRFCNSILPDYTISNSTTCVGDQINFTDASLTSSGNITNYTWDFGDGTTGSGAPVSHTYSSAGNFNVNLSITTEGCSQDTVIPITIDPTPVVNLGPDLSICDGQTVQLNSPNTLGSGTYSWSPTTALSSASAPSPTSSTVSNINYNLTFTSSNGCSGSDNVQVIVNPLPVANAGQDQTMCEGVPVTLQASGGVSYNWLPAASLSNAAISNPSASPITSTTYTVTVTDANNCSNTDNVDITVEPAPILDAGQNQNVCEGDVVQLNAVGTGSFSWSPPTALSNTLIANPSASPSVTTTYLVTLTDANNCSSVDSIVVDVDPIPIADFPNPTPVCNGNAVQFNDNSTGTIVSYNWDFGDGTTGQGTNPTHVYPDLGTYTVTLTTLSANGCSATATGTAEVIDGPIPVFSLADGPDFCEQELLQITNSSFGPIVTYLWDFGDGTTSTAMVPNFSYSSFGTYTVSLTVGTADQCFNTSTEDVIVHPIPQAAFSSTPACFGEATGFTDSSIIPEGAVTGWEWTFGDGSNIAYGQTPTHTYTNFGAYQVRMIAQSAMGCRDTITQLVYVNPTPVVTIDAADICLGEEAVFVNSTVPNDNTIALWSWNFGDGQIGNQNSPAHQYQNYGTFTAELTATSDSGCIGSATTELEVYPYPVAGIGYSEFEGCTPVAINFVDESTIPNNYTIGSYEWIFGDGSTGSSASSSHTYVTPGIYDVSLIVTTQNGGCADTLTIAQAMSIYITPTANFNYRPTDATMLDPRIRFTNTTSNGVTYVWDFGDGGSSTEANPTNSYPAEGDYVVTLLAENGICSDATTRIVHIDPETFIYIPNAFTPNGNRLNDGFTAKGIGIEKFEMTIFNRWGTELYYTARIDEPWDGIYKGMLLPSDSYVYRIEIVDVKGESKKFTGSVNLVR; from the coding sequence ATGATAGCGGTAATCTTGCCGTTGGCAGGATTTGGACAGTACCAGATAAACGGTAACGCCAATCAGATCTCCTGTAATTGCTACCAACTAACTGAAGATCAACCATATTCTGGTGGTTCAGTTTGGAACGTTAATCAAATCAATCTTAACACTCCTTTCAATTACAATTTTGAGGTTTGGCTCGGCTGTAGTGAGTGGGGAGCAGACGGAATTGCCTTTGTGCTGCAGCCTGTAAATGTGACACAAGGAGGAGGTTCTAGTTCTTTGGGTTATGGAGGTATAGTTCCTTCCTTGGAAGTTGAAGTTGATACCTGGCCAAATGATGTGACGATGGCTGATCCTCCACAGGATCATATCGCTATCATGAAGAATGGCGATTCGAACCATGGTTCAGCAAATAATCTTGCAGGACCGGTTGTGGCGAGTAGCACACAACCAAATATAGAAGATTGTGCTTGGCACACAGTACAGGTTGTCTGGCAGCCTAGTGTTAATACCTTAGCTGTTTTCTTCGATGGAGTATTCCGTACGAGCTACACGGGCGATATCATCAATACTATTTTCGGTGGTTCTTCTCAGGTTTATTGGGGTTGGACAGGCGGAACGGGATCCGCCAGTGCCGATCAGCGCTTTTGCAATTCCATCCTGCCAGATTACACAATTAGCAATTCGACTACTTGCGTTGGTGATCAGATCAATTTTACGGATGCTTCGTTGACATCATCAGGGAACATCACCAATTACACATGGGATTTCGGTGATGGAACCACGGGTTCTGGCGCTCCGGTTTCACATACATACTCTAGCGCTGGCAATTTTAACGTGAATTTGAGCATAACCACGGAAGGTTGCTCTCAAGACACCGTTATTCCAATAACCATCGACCCTACACCAGTTGTCAATCTTGGTCCTGATCTGAGTATTTGCGATGGACAGACGGTACAGCTGAACAGCCCTAATACGCTCGGAAGTGGAACATATAGCTGGTCTCCGACAACAGCACTCAGCAGTGCATCGGCTCCAAGTCCAACAAGTTCAACCGTTTCAAATATCAATTATAACCTCACATTCACGTCAAGCAATGGATGTTCTGGTTCAGATAACGTTCAGGTGATCGTAAATCCGTTGCCCGTAGCTAATGCAGGACAGGATCAGACCATGTGTGAAGGCGTTCCAGTAACCTTGCAAGCCTCTGGCGGAGTGAGTTATAATTGGTTGCCTGCAGCAAGTTTGAGCAATGCGGCCATCAGCAATCCTTCAGCTTCTCCTATCACCAGCACCACGTATACGGTTACTGTAACGGACGCCAATAACTGCTCAAACACTGATAACGTGGATATTACAGTTGAACCCGCACCGATTTTAGATGCTGGTCAAAATCAGAATGTATGCGAAGGAGATGTGGTGCAATTGAATGCTGTCGGAACAGGAAGTTTTTCGTGGTCACCGCCAACGGCTTTAAGCAATACATTGATTGCAAATCCGAGTGCCAGCCCTTCTGTTACAACCACGTATCTCGTAACACTAACAGATGCTAACAATTGCTCGTCAGTTGATAGTATTGTGGTTGATGTTGATCCAATTCCGATAGCCGATTTTCCAAATCCAACGCCTGTTTGTAACGGTAATGCTGTTCAATTCAATGACAATTCAACGGGAACAATCGTCAGTTACAATTGGGATTTTGGTGATGGAACCACTGGACAGGGAACCAATCCAACACACGTTTATCCCGATCTTGGCACATACACAGTAACGCTCACAACTTTGAGCGCCAATGGTTGCAGTGCCACAGCCACAGGAACTGCTGAAGTAATTGATGGACCGATTCCTGTCTTTTCGTTGGCAGACGGCCCTGATTTTTGTGAACAGGAGTTGCTACAGATCACCAATTCAAGTTTCGGCCCGATTGTGACCTACCTGTGGGATTTCGGTGACGGAACTACTTCAACGGCAATGGTTCCAAACTTTAGTTACTCAAGTTTTGGCACCTACACCGTTTCACTCACCGTTGGAACAGCCGATCAATGTTTTAACACTTCAACGGAAGATGTTATCGTACATCCGATCCCACAAGCGGCTTTCAGTTCAACGCCCGCATGTTTTGGAGAAGCAACTGGTTTTACAGATTCATCAATCATTCCAGAAGGAGCCGTAACGGGTTGGGAATGGACGTTTGGCGATGGTTCTAATATTGCATACGGGCAAACGCCAACTCATACGTATACAAATTTTGGTGCGTATCAAGTTCGAATGATAGCGCAAAGCGCCATGGGGTGCAGAGATACCATTACGCAATTGGTCTACGTAAATCCAACTCCGGTTGTCACGATAGATGCAGCCGATATCTGTTTGGGAGAAGAGGCCGTTTTTGTCAATTCCACGGTACCGAATGATAATACCATTGCACTTTGGAGTTGGAATTTTGGCGATGGTCAAATAGGTAACCAAAATTCACCTGCACATCAATATCAGAATTACGGCACATTTACCGCTGAGCTGACAGCCACTTCAGATAGTGGTTGCATTGGCTCGGCAACCACAGAGCTTGAAGTTTATCCATATCCGGTAGCGGGTATCGGTTATTCTGAGTTTGAAGGTTGCACGCCCGTTGCCATCAATTTTGTTGATGAGAGCACCATTCCAAACAACTACACTATTGGTTCGTACGAATGGATTTTTGGAGATGGTTCTACGGGATCCTCAGCTTCGTCTTCGCACACATATGTTACGCCTGGTATTTACGATGTAAGTTTGATCGTGACCACTCAGAATGGTGGTTGTGCAGACACGTTGACGATTGCTCAGGCCATGTCCATTTACATTACGCCAACGGCCAATTTCAATTACCGGCCTACGGATGCGACCATGCTAGATCCACGCATTAGGTTCACAAACACTACTTCAAATGGAGTTACGTATGTTTGGGATTTTGGTGACGGAGGATCGTCTACTGAAGCTAACCCGACCAATTCTTATCCTGCCGAAGGCGATTATGTGGTAACACTTTTGGCTGAAAATGGAATCTGCTCTGATGCCACAACTCGAATCGTTCATATAGACCCAGAAACCTTCATTTATATTCCGAATGCGTTTACACCAAATGGAAACAGGTTAAACGATGGATTTACTGCGAAAGGGATTGGAATTGAGAAGTTTGAGATGACCATCTTCAATCGATGGGGAACAGAATTGTACTATACTGCTCGGATAGATGAACCTTGGGATGGAATTTACAAAGGCATGCTGCTACCATCAGACAGCTACGTATATCGAATTGAGATCGTAGACGTGAAAGGGGAAAGTAAAAAGTTTACTGGAAGTGTGAATTTGGTGCGCTAA
- a CDS encoding outer membrane lipoprotein carrier protein LolA, which translates to MFRKILFIALLPLAVFGQDDEKAASILKAVSTTNGSYKDIQVSFSYTLENKEAKVNDTRTGELTLAGNKFHLQLMGQDIYSDGKIVWYVMKDDQEVHVKSIEEFKEETELDPSNFFSQYDKGFKSKFYGEETKEGKALNVVDLFPEVPGKKSFSRIRMGIDKKTNHIVYSKTFGKDGTDYLLEVKSMKTNAGVTADKFVFSKEKYEAQDFDIVDFR; encoded by the coding sequence ATGTTTAGAAAGATCCTTTTCATTGCCCTTTTACCCTTGGCTGTTTTTGGCCAAGATGACGAGAAAGCCGCATCAATACTTAAAGCCGTAAGCACAACAAACGGCAGCTACAAAGACATTCAGGTCAGTTTTAGCTACACGCTCGAGAACAAAGAAGCCAAGGTGAATGACACCAGAACGGGTGAATTGACCCTTGCTGGAAATAAGTTCCATCTGCAACTGATGGGACAAGATATTTACAGCGATGGGAAAATTGTTTGGTACGTTATGAAGGACGACCAAGAAGTCCACGTTAAGTCCATAGAGGAATTCAAAGAAGAAACAGAACTTGATCCATCCAACTTCTTCAGTCAATACGACAAAGGTTTCAAATCAAAATTCTATGGCGAAGAAACCAAAGAAGGCAAGGCACTGAACGTGGTGGACCTTTTTCCTGAAGTGCCAGGTAAAAAATCGTTCTCAAGAATCAGAATGGGCATCGACAAAAAGACGAACCATATCGTGTATTCCAAAACCTTTGGAAAGGATGGTACAGATTACCTTTTGGAAGTAAAGAGCATGAAAACAAATGCTGGTGTTACTGCCGATAAGTTTGTTTTCTCTAAGGAGAAATACGAAGCACAGGATTTCGACATTGTCGATTTCAGGTAG